From Streptomyces qinzhouensis, one genomic window encodes:
- a CDS encoding DUF817 domain-containing protein yields MNASPANALPALPRRLLAFTRHLLVFGWIQTRACVFAAALFLGMAAAEALPDGLPVSRYDLLLLYGVAITALGYAMRWETGREVAVVAVCHLLGFAFEAVKVQVGSWSYPEDALTKVAGVPLYGGFMYAAVGSYVCRSWRLFDLELSGYRPRATAVLAALVYLNFLSHHWLPDARWVLAGLLLLATGRTWVAYTVGTIRLRMPLSLAFVLIGFFLWVAENLATYLGAWSYPHQLDVWSPVPVTKWASWALLISVTVVIARQAREFRRGRPARSGSTAAG; encoded by the coding sequence ATGAACGCTTCTCCGGCCAACGCTCTCCCCGCCCTGCCCCGCAGGCTGCTCGCCTTCACCCGCCATCTGCTGGTCTTCGGCTGGATCCAGACGCGCGCCTGTGTCTTCGCCGCCGCGCTCTTCCTCGGTATGGCCGCGGCCGAGGCGCTCCCCGACGGCCTCCCGGTCTCCCGCTACGACCTGCTGCTCCTCTACGGAGTCGCGATCACGGCCCTGGGGTACGCGATGCGCTGGGAGACGGGCCGGGAAGTCGCGGTGGTGGCGGTCTGCCATCTGCTCGGATTCGCCTTCGAGGCGGTGAAGGTGCAGGTGGGCTCGTGGTCCTACCCCGAGGACGCGCTCACCAAGGTGGCTGGTGTCCCGCTGTACGGCGGTTTTATGTACGCGGCGGTGGGGAGTTACGTCTGCCGTTCCTGGCGTCTGTTCGACCTGGAGCTGTCCGGCTACCGCCCGCGCGCGACGGCCGTACTCGCCGCGCTCGTCTACCTCAACTTCCTCAGCCACCACTGGCTGCCGGACGCCCGCTGGGTCCTGGCCGGACTGCTGCTTCTGGCCACCGGCAGAACCTGGGTCGCGTACACGGTCGGGACGATCCGCCTCCGGATGCCGCTGTCCCTCGCCTTCGTCCTGATCGGCTTCTTCCTCTGGGTCGCCGAGAACCTGGCCACCTACCTCGGCGCCTGGTCCTATCCGCACCAGCTCGACGTCTGGTCACCGGTGCCGGTGACGAAATGGGCGTCCTGGGCGCTGCTGATCAGCGTGACCGTGGTGATCGCCCGGCAGGCCCGGGAGTTCCGCCGGGGCAGACCGGCCCGGTCCGGATCCACGGCGGCCGGCTGA
- a CDS encoding DUF2252 domain-containing protein — protein MADRRSGARHRDGTGKPGRYGARPLPTPRERAERGRAARKTASRSSHAAYDPAPGRPDPIGIVEAQSAARVPELVPVRYGRMSESPFRFYRGAAAIMASDLAAATPASGLTAQLCGDAHMMNFRLLGSPERRLVFDINDFDESHPGPWEWDVKRLATSLVIAARENNWPKKERAAIVRSAVRVYRQRMRAYAGLGNLDVWYDRGDMEQVQALADERLDQRGRMRLAETMAKARTRDSMKAFEKLTEIRDGGRRFAADPPLIVPVDELLDGAALDRLVDELQSLLGHYSRSLSMERRHLLSQYRIVDIARKVVGVGSVGTRCWILLLLGRDDTDPLILQAKEADRSVLEPYTEESGYENQGQRVVAGQRLMQAVGDVFLGWDRVTDVDVPYRDFYLRQLHDWKGIVVPQAMVPRGMRLFAELCGATLARGHARSGDRIAIAAYLGGGEVFDAAIAEFAEVYADQNERDHRALVAAVREGRVRAEEA, from the coding sequence ATGGCTGACCGACGATCCGGCGCGCGGCACCGGGACGGCACCGGAAAGCCCGGCCGTTACGGCGCCCGTCCGCTCCCCACCCCTCGCGAGCGCGCCGAGCGCGGCCGTGCCGCCCGTAAGACGGCGTCCCGGTCCTCGCACGCGGCCTACGATCCGGCACCCGGCCGGCCCGATCCCATCGGCATCGTCGAGGCGCAGTCCGCGGCCCGCGTTCCCGAGCTGGTGCCGGTGCGGTACGGGCGGATGAGCGAGTCGCCGTTCCGGTTCTACCGGGGCGCCGCCGCGATCATGGCCTCCGATCTCGCCGCCGCCACCCCAGCGTCCGGACTCACCGCGCAGCTCTGCGGCGACGCCCACATGATGAACTTCCGGCTCCTCGGCTCCCCCGAACGCCGGCTCGTCTTCGATATCAACGACTTCGACGAGAGCCACCCCGGGCCCTGGGAATGGGATGTCAAACGGCTCGCCACCAGCCTGGTCATCGCGGCCCGTGAGAACAACTGGCCGAAGAAGGAGCGGGCCGCGATCGTCCGGTCGGCCGTCCGCGTCTACCGGCAGCGGATGCGGGCCTACGCGGGCCTGGGCAATCTCGATGTCTGGTACGACCGCGGCGATATGGAGCAGGTGCAGGCCCTGGCCGACGAACGGCTGGACCAGCGCGGCCGGATGAGGCTGGCCGAGACGATGGCGAAGGCCCGTACCCGCGACAGCATGAAGGCGTTCGAGAAGCTGACCGAGATCCGTGACGGCGGGCGCCGGTTCGCCGCGGATCCGCCGCTGATCGTGCCGGTCGACGAGCTGCTCGACGGTGCCGCGCTGGACCGGCTGGTCGACGAACTGCAGTCCCTTCTCGGCCACTACTCCCGCAGTCTGTCCATGGAGCGGCGGCATCTGCTCTCCCAGTACCGGATCGTGGACATCGCCCGCAAGGTCGTCGGAGTCGGCAGTGTCGGCACCCGCTGCTGGATCCTGCTGCTGCTCGGCCGGGACGACACCGATCCGCTGATCCTCCAGGCGAAGGAGGCCGACCGCTCGGTGCTGGAGCCGTACACCGAGGAGAGCGGATACGAGAACCAGGGGCAGCGGGTCGTCGCGGGCCAGCGGCTGATGCAGGCCGTGGGGGATGTGTTCCTCGGCTGGGACCGGGTCACGGACGTCGATGTGCCGTACCGCGACTTCTACCTCCGGCAGTTGCACGACTGGAAGGGCATCGTCGTACCCCAGGCGATGGTGCCGAGGGGCATGCGGCTCTTCGCCGAACTCTGCGGAGCGACTCTGGCCAGGGGGCACGCACGCTCCGGCGACCGGATCGCGATCGCCGCCTATCTGGGCGGTGGGGAGGTCTTCGACGCGGCGATCGCGGAATTCGCGGAGGTGTACGCGGACCAGAACGAGCGGGACCACCGGGCGCTGGTGGCCGCGGTGCGGGAGGGACGGGTCCGGGCGGAGGAGGCGTAG
- a CDS encoding DUF1266 domain-containing protein, with protein sequence MGAGMGNGDGGVPEGFGPPAYYGNPFAPPGSRPAAPRPKPAPPTGAPWQAPSPVERELYEAKTRGDWSAYFDVLGRNWLYTAQRRAFLDTHPDEVQFLPQFSPRVGGPCLTVLTEGVLPAPVADPVYASASLSWYAGAWDRTDPPWLAVNPGTPSEAYFLTTPEHRAQWKRHTAAEIRPGLRLRALHVGGALHGTVAHGLACGALLSVNNGELWNALGYHGRGYRRERVRLKEWWDIATPEEWRETLDRLISAEMVSPVWEFALRIRRGLALDFGGTVELDHWRAVAERVVRNNAERAAEPRITEDGVTPGTPADESEVSAQAAGVRRLIGRIARYEARFRADGLLADGQFIRTLEAWDYGRASGMARWGLGARFGTLAETEAAVLRAGGAARANYRSWEEFSAAYILGRCLHFDDEEFGEWYGNALACHRILTTDPASPWLNIPWK encoded by the coding sequence ATGGGCGCGGGGATGGGGAACGGCGACGGCGGTGTCCCGGAGGGCTTCGGCCCGCCGGCTTACTACGGCAATCCCTTCGCACCCCCCGGCTCCCGCCCGGCGGCCCCGCGCCCGAAGCCCGCACCCCCGACCGGCGCCCCCTGGCAGGCCCCCAGCCCCGTCGAACGGGAGCTGTACGAGGCCAAGACCCGCGGCGACTGGTCCGCCTACTTCGACGTCCTCGGCCGCAACTGGCTCTACACCGCGCAACGCCGGGCCTTCCTCGACACCCACCCCGACGAAGTCCAGTTCCTGCCGCAGTTCTCCCCGCGGGTCGGCGGCCCGTGCCTGACCGTCCTCACCGAGGGCGTGCTCCCCGCCCCCGTCGCCGACCCCGTCTACGCCTCGGCCTCGCTGTCCTGGTACGCGGGCGCCTGGGACCGGACCGACCCGCCGTGGCTGGCGGTCAACCCCGGCACCCCCTCCGAGGCGTACTTCCTCACCACCCCCGAACACCGCGCCCAGTGGAAGCGTCACACCGCCGCCGAGATCCGCCCCGGCCTGCGGCTGCGCGCCCTCCATGTCGGCGGTGCCCTGCACGGCACGGTCGCCCACGGGCTCGCCTGCGGCGCGCTGCTCTCCGTCAACAACGGCGAACTGTGGAACGCCCTCGGCTACCACGGCCGCGGCTACCGCCGTGAACGCGTCCGGCTGAAGGAGTGGTGGGACATCGCCACACCCGAGGAGTGGCGCGAGACGCTGGACCGGCTGATCTCCGCCGAGATGGTCAGCCCGGTCTGGGAGTTCGCGCTCCGGATCCGCCGCGGCCTCGCCCTCGACTTCGGCGGCACCGTCGAACTGGACCACTGGCGGGCGGTCGCCGAACGCGTCGTCCGGAACAACGCCGAGCGGGCCGCCGAACCCAGGATCACCGAGGACGGGGTCACGCCCGGAACCCCCGCCGACGAGTCCGAAGTGTCCGCGCAGGCCGCCGGGGTACGGCGGCTGATCGGCCGGATCGCCCGCTACGAGGCCCGGTTCCGCGCCGACGGACTGCTGGCGGACGGCCAGTTCATCCGCACCCTGGAGGCCTGGGACTACGGCCGGGCCTCCGGAATGGCCCGCTGGGGCCTCGGCGCCCGCTTCGGAACCCTAGCCGAGACCGAGGCGGCGGTACTGCGGGCGGGCGGCGCCGCCCGGGCCAACTACCGTTCGTGGGAGGAGTTCTCCGCCGCGTACATCCTCGGCCGCTGTCTCCACTTCGACGACGAGGAGTTCGGCGAGTGGTACGGGAACGCGCTCGCCTGCCATCGGATCCTGACCACCGATCCCGCGAGCCCCTGGCTCAACATCCCCTGGAAGTGA
- a CDS encoding lipase family protein: MPVPSLPDQHATGYSLPHAYWMARAAKLVYASQGDVVRQAREWGFDRVRHHESLFEPPFALEDTQAYTLAGERMIVIAFRGTEPAQIRDWLSDASTPPWPGPARTGYMHYGFAEALDSVYPGVRDAIAELRDNGQTVWFTGHSLGGALAMLAGCRMYLEEPRLRADGVYTYGQPRTCDRILAAAVNKSFRDKLFRFVNNNDIVPQLPPEPAYTHADAVRYFDAKGRLHTSMPLLGTVADRARGLTADALAPASDGVRDHFIDSYIAALERNLD; this comes from the coding sequence GTGCCCGTACCGTCCTTGCCCGACCAGCACGCCACCGGCTACAGCCTGCCGCACGCCTACTGGATGGCCCGGGCCGCGAAGCTGGTGTACGCGAGCCAAGGGGATGTCGTACGGCAGGCGCGGGAGTGGGGTTTCGACCGGGTACGGCACCACGAGTCGCTCTTCGAACCGCCGTTCGCCCTGGAGGACACCCAGGCGTACACCCTGGCCGGGGAGCGGATGATCGTGATCGCCTTCCGGGGCACCGAGCCCGCGCAGATCCGGGACTGGCTGTCGGACGCGAGCACTCCGCCGTGGCCGGGACCGGCCCGTACCGGCTATATGCACTACGGCTTCGCCGAGGCCCTCGACTCGGTGTATCCCGGCGTCCGGGACGCCATCGCCGAACTCCGCGACAACGGGCAGACGGTGTGGTTCACCGGGCACAGCCTGGGCGGGGCGCTGGCGATGCTCGCGGGCTGCCGGATGTATCTGGAGGAGCCGAGGCTGCGGGCGGACGGGGTCTATACGTACGGACAGCCGCGGACCTGCGACCGGATCCTGGCCGCCGCGGTGAACAAGAGCTTCCGGGACAAGCTGTTCCGCTTCGTCAACAACAATGACATCGTGCCGCAGTTGCCGCCGGAGCCCGCCTACACGCATGCGGACGCGGTCCGCTACTTCGATGCGAAGGGCCGGCTGCATACGTCGATGCCGCTGCTCGGCACGGTCGCGGACCGGGCGCGGGGGCTGACGGCGGATGCGCTGGCCCCGGCGTCCGACGGGGTTCGCGACCACTTCATCGACAGCTATATCGCGGCGCTGGAGCGGAATCTGGACTGA
- a CDS encoding MFS transporter, translating into MEREPQHSSSSHGKGLGTDPGERPARDPRRWWILVVLCLSTLVLVIDNMVLTVAVPAITDDLDASTTDVQWIIESYILVFAGLLLTAGSLSDRFGRRKVMILGLALFGAASLVATYAGSPETLIAARVLMGVGGALVMPSTLSILITVFDEDERPKAIAAWSGVAMVGLVGGPVLGGALIADFWWGAVFLINVPIAALAIGAALLLMPESKGPWRKPDVPGMLLSMTGMTALVWTIIEAPKTGLGDPVTLTTAIAAVVSLAAFVIWEARTEAPMVPVELFRNKVFTGASFSLVLLTFANGGLMLVLTQYLQFVLGYSATETGLAFAPMAVAVIAFNGIGAALLPRTGNRVMAVIGLLTIAAGFGALATLSEGDGWGLLSVAMLLMGAGGGLAMPAAIAALMGAVPEEHAGVGSALNDTIQQAGAALGVAILGAVLSGTYRNELPDDAPEAAKESVAVALKLPGLADAARDAFTQAMSNSFVAGGIGVVAAAVLAAVLLRGREPGQQPEQGQGQGQGQGQEPVTAEPERTAAH; encoded by the coding sequence ATGGAGCGGGAGCCGCAGCACAGCAGCAGCAGTCACGGCAAGGGGCTCGGGACGGACCCGGGCGAGCGCCCGGCCCGTGACCCCCGGCGCTGGTGGATCCTGGTCGTGCTCTGCCTGAGCACCCTCGTCCTCGTGATCGACAACATGGTGCTGACCGTCGCGGTCCCCGCGATCACCGACGACCTCGACGCCAGTACCACCGACGTTCAGTGGATCATCGAGTCGTACATCCTCGTCTTCGCCGGGCTGCTGCTCACCGCCGGAAGCCTCTCCGACCGCTTCGGCAGGCGGAAGGTGATGATCCTGGGCCTCGCGCTCTTCGGCGCCGCCTCACTCGTCGCCACCTACGCGGGCAGCCCCGAGACACTGATCGCCGCCCGGGTCCTGATGGGCGTCGGCGGTGCGCTGGTGATGCCGAGCACCCTCTCCATCCTGATCACCGTTTTCGACGAGGACGAGCGTCCGAAGGCGATCGCCGCCTGGTCCGGGGTCGCGATGGTCGGCCTGGTCGGCGGCCCGGTCCTCGGCGGTGCGCTGATCGCCGACTTCTGGTGGGGCGCCGTCTTCCTGATCAATGTGCCGATCGCCGCGCTCGCCATCGGTGCCGCCCTGCTGCTGATGCCCGAGTCCAAGGGCCCGTGGCGCAAGCCCGACGTCCCCGGCATGCTGCTGTCGATGACCGGTATGACCGCCCTCGTCTGGACGATCATCGAGGCGCCCAAGACCGGTCTCGGCGACCCCGTCACCCTCACCACCGCGATCGCCGCCGTCGTCTCCCTCGCCGCCTTCGTGATCTGGGAGGCGCGGACCGAAGCGCCGATGGTCCCGGTCGAACTGTTCCGGAACAAGGTCTTCACCGGTGCCAGTTTCTCCCTCGTCCTGCTGACCTTCGCCAACGGCGGTCTGATGCTGGTGCTGACCCAGTACCTCCAGTTCGTCCTCGGCTACAGCGCCACCGAGACCGGACTCGCCTTCGCGCCGATGGCCGTCGCCGTGATCGCCTTCAACGGCATCGGCGCCGCCCTGCTCCCCAGGACCGGCAACCGCGTCATGGCCGTCATCGGACTTCTCACCATCGCGGCCGGGTTCGGCGCGCTGGCCACCCTCTCCGAGGGCGACGGCTGGGGCCTGCTGTCGGTGGCCATGCTGCTGATGGGTGCCGGTGGCGGACTCGCGATGCCCGCCGCGATCGCCGCGCTGATGGGCGCGGTGCCCGAGGAGCACGCCGGGGTCGGCTCCGCCCTCAACGACACCATCCAGCAGGCGGGCGCGGCGCTCGGCGTCGCGATCCTCGGCGCGGTGCTCTCCGGGACGTACCGGAACGAACTGCCGGACGATGCCCCGGAGGCCGCGAAGGAGTCGGTGGCGGTGGCGCTGAAGCTCCCCGGGCTTGCGGACGCCGCGCGGGACGCCTTCACCCAGGCGATGTCGAACAGCTTTGTCGCGGGCGGTATCGGGGTGGTGGCCGCGGCGGTCCTGGCCGCGGTGCTGCTCCGGGGCCGGGAGCCGGGGCAGCAGCCGGAGCAGGGACAGGGCCAGGGGCAGGGCCAAGGCCAGGAGCCGGTGACCGCCGAGCCGGAGCGGACGGCCGCGCACTGA
- a CDS encoding TetR/AcrR family transcriptional regulator C-terminal domain-containing protein: MAVEEHADTPAGAAKTAGAGQAKGETAGEGFPSVWTRPRRRKREQPALSRDQIVAEALLLLDSDGVDALSMRKLGASLKAGATSMYSHVANKEELIELVVDEVFGEIDVPEPAGPDDWRPALEHFAHSFRAAILRHPWMASVLGEVGMSYLGPNMMRLSDRLLGIFEAAGCDDVEAADILGSTLIAFVLGTALTEAAYLTALARSGRTEEEWMAGVRPAAMAAAEPFPRLRRRYAALADAEQVSSTRGSAFDQGLACVIDGIAARLAA, translated from the coding sequence ATGGCGGTCGAGGAACACGCGGACACACCCGCGGGCGCGGCGAAAACGGCCGGCGCCGGGCAGGCGAAGGGAGAGACGGCGGGCGAGGGGTTTCCCTCCGTATGGACCCGCCCCCGGCGCCGTAAGCGCGAGCAGCCCGCGCTGAGCAGGGACCAGATCGTCGCCGAGGCCCTCCTCCTGCTGGACAGCGACGGGGTCGACGCGCTGAGCATGCGCAAGCTGGGCGCCAGTCTGAAGGCGGGCGCCACCTCCATGTACTCGCATGTCGCGAACAAGGAGGAGCTGATCGAACTCGTCGTCGACGAGGTCTTCGGCGAGATCGATGTCCCCGAGCCCGCAGGACCGGACGACTGGCGCCCGGCACTGGAGCACTTCGCGCACAGCTTCCGGGCGGCGATCCTGCGGCACCCGTGGATGGCATCGGTGCTGGGCGAGGTCGGAATGTCCTATCTGGGGCCGAACATGATGCGGCTCTCGGACCGGCTGCTCGGCATCTTCGAGGCCGCGGGCTGCGATGACGTCGAGGCGGCGGACATCCTCGGCAGCACGCTCATCGCGTTCGTCCTGGGCACCGCGCTCACCGAGGCGGCGTATCTGACGGCCCTGGCCCGCAGCGGCCGGACCGAGGAGGAGTGGATGGCGGGCGTCCGGCCCGCGGCGATGGCGGCGGCGGAGCCGTTCCCCCGGCTGCGGAGGCGGTATGCGGCCCTGGCCGACGCGGAGCAGGTGTCGAGCACCCGGGGGTCGGCGTTCGACCAGGGGCTGGCGTGCGTGATCGACGGGATCGCGGCACGGCTGGCGGCGTAG
- a CDS encoding rhodanese-like domain-containing protein produces MRRNTPAYDRYSTEHARDLLGSLTVIDVRTPGEYASGHLPGAVNIPLDQVRRAVPEIAGAAGRGEVLIVCASGARSGSACELLAGHGVRAASLSGGTRAWAERGYALERPGDGTAPGACAVPRGSWAMERQVRLAAGVLVLLGTVLGAVLHPAWLLLSGGIAGGLVFSALTDTCGMAAVLAKLPHNRPARADLEAALERLRAGGR; encoded by the coding sequence ATGCGCCGGAACACCCCCGCCTACGACCGCTACTCCACCGAACACGCCCGTGACCTGCTCGGTTCACTGACCGTCATCGACGTCCGGACCCCGGGCGAGTACGCGTCCGGCCATCTCCCGGGCGCCGTCAATATCCCGCTCGACCAGGTGCGGCGGGCGGTCCCGGAGATAGCCGGGGCCGCCGGACGCGGTGAGGTGCTGATCGTCTGCGCCTCGGGCGCGCGGTCGGGCAGCGCCTGCGAACTGCTGGCCGGGCACGGGGTCCGGGCGGCGAGCCTGAGCGGCGGCACCCGGGCGTGGGCGGAGCGCGGATATGCCCTGGAACGCCCGGGGGACGGTACGGCGCCGGGCGCCTGCGCGGTCCCCCGGGGGAGCTGGGCGATGGAGCGCCAGGTCCGCCTGGCGGCCGGTGTCCTCGTCCTGCTGGGCACGGTCCTCGGGGCGGTCCTGCACCCGGCCTGGCTGCTGCTGTCCGGGGGTATCGCGGGCGGGCTGGTGTTCTCGGCCCTCACGGACACCTGCGGTATGGCCGCCGTCCTGGCGAAACTGCCGCACAACCGGCCCGCCCGGGCCGACCTCGAAGCGGCGCTGGAGCGGCTGCGGGCGGGGGGCCGGTAA
- a CDS encoding metal-sensitive transcriptional regulator, translated as MELDLAAAEMKAVLNRLRRAQGQIAGVIRMIEEGRDCEEVVTQLAAASRALDRAGFAIIASGLQQCLTDPGTDGAGGLKEDPEKMRARLEKLFLSLA; from the coding sequence GTGGAGTTGGATCTGGCGGCCGCCGAGATGAAGGCCGTACTGAACCGGCTGCGCCGGGCGCAGGGTCAGATCGCCGGAGTGATCCGGATGATCGAAGAGGGCCGGGACTGCGAGGAGGTGGTGACCCAGCTGGCCGCCGCCTCCCGGGCCCTGGACCGGGCCGGGTTCGCGATCATCGCCTCAGGGCTGCAGCAGTGTCTGACCGACCCGGGGACGGACGGTGCGGGCGGGCTCAAGGAGGACCCGGAGAAGATGCGGGCCCGGCTGGAGAAGCTCTTTCTGTCACTGGCGTGA
- a CDS encoding sulfite exporter TauE/SafE family protein → MSGAVLLALVAGAVVGIALGALGGGGSVLAVPALIYLLDFDAAAATTASLVIVAVTSATALGAHARDGHVHWRTGALFAAAGLVPAALGGAVAAKLPDPVLTGAFAVIAAVVAADLLRSGGSVAVRVRGPGAAAGTGAGLGAVTGVLGVGGGFLVVPALTRTIGLGMRAAVGTGLLVVTVNSLAALATRSGTAQGLEWGLIAPFAGAAVLGAWDGKRLADRVGSGALRTAFAWSLAAVAAVMAADAVGVL, encoded by the coding sequence ATGAGCGGTGCCGTGCTGCTCGCACTGGTCGCGGGCGCGGTCGTCGGGATCGCCCTGGGCGCCCTCGGCGGGGGCGGCAGTGTGCTCGCCGTCCCCGCGCTGATCTACCTCCTGGACTTCGACGCCGCCGCCGCGACCACCGCGAGCCTGGTCATCGTCGCGGTCACCTCCGCCACCGCGCTCGGTGCGCACGCCCGGGACGGACACGTCCACTGGCGTACGGGTGCCCTCTTCGCGGCGGCCGGGCTGGTGCCCGCGGCCCTCGGGGGCGCGGTGGCCGCGAAGCTGCCCGACCCCGTGCTGACCGGCGCGTTCGCGGTGATCGCCGCCGTGGTGGCGGCCGACCTGCTGCGGTCCGGCGGTTCGGTGGCGGTACGGGTCCGGGGTCCGGGCGCCGCGGCCGGTACGGGCGCCGGGCTCGGCGCGGTGACCGGGGTCCTCGGCGTGGGCGGCGGCTTCCTGGTCGTACCGGCCCTGACCAGGACCATCGGCCTCGGAATGCGCGCGGCCGTCGGTACCGGACTCCTCGTCGTCACCGTCAACTCCCTCGCCGCGCTCGCCACCCGCTCGGGCACCGCCCAGGGGCTGGAGTGGGGCCTGATCGCCCCCTTCGCGGGTGCGGCGGTGCTGGGCGCGTGGGACGGCAAACGCCTCGCCGACCGGGTCGGCTCCGGGGCGCTGCGGACGGCCTTCGCCTGGTCCCTGGCGGCGGTGGCGGCGGTGATGGCGGCGGATGCGGTGGGGGTGCTGTGA
- a CDS encoding MBL fold metallo-hydrolase, protein MFFIDTIDVPGLGNRGYLAGGARTAVVVDPPRDIDRVLDAAARRGVRIAHVVETHVHNDYVTGGLELARLTGAAYHVPAGARVSYARIPVADGDRTDLDTGLVLRAVATPGHTPHHTAYILEEAGTPVAAFTGGSLLIGTVGRPDLVEPRLTEDLARAQHASAHRLADGLPDSAAVLPTHGFGSFCSSGPGAAGAGGSTIGAERRGNSALRQDADTFVAGLLASLGDIPAYYVHMGPLNARGPAPADLTPPAVADADEIAARLAEGEWVVDLRGRVAYAAGHVAGTVNVEADGQLATQLAWLVPWGRPVTLLAETPGQLAEAQRELVRVGIDRPAAAATGEVGDWLRDGETAGSFPRATFAGLADALAAAADGDGGGLVVVVDVRRGAERAEQGWIAGSAPVPLHELRSRLAEIPPGTVWVHCAGGLRAAIGASLLAAAGRRVVAVDDAFAAAGAAGLPVTAGAAAGISAASRA, encoded by the coding sequence ACCGTGTCCTGGACGCCGCCGCCCGGCGCGGTGTCCGGATCGCCCATGTCGTCGAGACGCACGTCCACAACGACTATGTGACCGGCGGTCTTGAGCTGGCCCGGCTCACCGGCGCCGCCTACCACGTCCCGGCCGGGGCCCGGGTCTCGTACGCCCGGATCCCCGTCGCCGACGGCGACCGGACGGACCTCGACACCGGCCTCGTCCTGCGCGCCGTCGCCACCCCCGGGCACACCCCGCACCACACCGCCTACATCCTGGAGGAGGCCGGCACACCGGTCGCCGCGTTCACCGGCGGATCGCTGCTCATCGGCACCGTCGGACGGCCCGATCTGGTCGAACCGCGGCTGACCGAGGACCTCGCCCGCGCCCAGCACGCGTCCGCGCACCGGCTCGCCGACGGACTGCCCGACTCCGCCGCCGTCCTGCCCACCCACGGCTTCGGCAGCTTCTGCTCCTCGGGGCCGGGCGCCGCGGGTGCCGGCGGCAGCACCATCGGCGCCGAGCGGCGCGGCAACAGCGCGCTGCGCCAGGACGCCGACACCTTCGTCGCCGGGCTCCTCGCCTCCCTCGGCGACATTCCCGCCTACTACGTCCACATGGGCCCGCTGAACGCCCGCGGCCCCGCGCCCGCCGACCTCACCCCGCCCGCCGTCGCCGATGCCGACGAGATCGCGGCCCGGCTCGCGGAAGGGGAGTGGGTGGTCGATCTGCGCGGCCGGGTCGCCTATGCGGCGGGCCATGTCGCCGGGACGGTCAACGTCGAGGCGGACGGGCAGCTCGCGACCCAGCTGGCCTGGCTGGTGCCGTGGGGCAGGCCGGTGACCCTGCTCGCCGAAACCCCCGGGCAGCTCGCCGAGGCCCAGCGGGAGCTGGTCCGGGTCGGCATCGACCGGCCCGCGGCCGCGGCGACCGGGGAGGTCGGCGACTGGCTGCGCGACGGTGAGACCGCCGGCTCCTTCCCCCGTGCGACCTTCGCCGGGCTGGCGGACGCCCTCGCCGCCGCAGCCGATGGCGACGGCGGCGGTCTGGTGGTGGTGGTCGATGTGCGCCGGGGTGCGGAGCGCGCCGAGCAGGGCTGGATAGCGGGCTCCGCCCCCGTACCCCTGCACGAACTGCGGTCGCGGCTCGCCGAGATACCCCCGGGAACCGTCTGGGTGCACTGCGCGGGCGGTCTGCGGGCCGCGATCGGCGCGTCGCTGCTGGCCGCGGCGGGTCGGCGGGTCGTGGCCGTGGACGACGCGTTCGCCGCGGCCGGGGCGGCGGGGCTGCCGGTCACGGCCGGGGCCGCCGCCGGTATCTCCGCCGCCTCGCGCGCATGA